From Geomonas agri, one genomic window encodes:
- a CDS encoding ArdC family protein, giving the protein MCKVYDLINSRIMELLEQGTVPWRKTWSAGGNYPKNISGREYRGVNVFILACQEFSSPYWMTFKQVQDRGGHVIKGSRSVPVVFWKWVNRKDVDGADSEEGRNGKVPLVRYYSVFNLEQTEGVTHPESPVAINDHQPLPLPEQITMGMPHRPDIRFGGNRAYYSPTLDYVQLPHLSSFETPEEYYCCLYHELSHSTGHASRVGRKGIIELSYFGSHEYSKEELVAEMSAAFLCGYTGIENITIENSAAYIAGWLKALKNDKTLLIHAAAQAQKSADYILNRKGGEDDQVADDTAE; this is encoded by the coding sequence ATGTGTAAAGTCTACGATCTCATCAACAGCCGAATCATGGAGTTATTGGAGCAAGGAACCGTACCATGGAGGAAGACATGGAGTGCAGGTGGCAACTATCCGAAGAACATCAGTGGTCGTGAGTACAGAGGTGTCAATGTTTTCATTTTGGCATGTCAGGAGTTCAGCTCTCCATATTGGATGACTTTCAAACAGGTGCAAGATCGTGGTGGTCATGTCATCAAGGGATCACGCAGCGTACCTGTGGTGTTCTGGAAATGGGTTAATCGTAAGGATGTCGATGGTGCTGATAGTGAGGAGGGCCGTAATGGCAAGGTTCCATTAGTCCGGTACTATAGCGTGTTCAACCTTGAGCAGACTGAGGGTGTCACGCATCCAGAGTCTCCGGTGGCAATCAACGATCACCAGCCATTACCGTTGCCAGAGCAGATTACTATGGGGATGCCACACAGACCAGACATTAGGTTCGGAGGCAACAGAGCATACTACTCACCAACTCTTGATTATGTGCAGTTACCACACCTTAGCTCGTTTGAAACACCAGAGGAATACTACTGCTGCTTGTACCATGAGTTGTCACATAGCACCGGCCATGCCAGTAGGGTTGGCCGTAAAGGGATCATTGAGCTGAGCTACTTTGGTTCCCACGAGTACAGCAAAGAAGAACTTGTGGCTGAGATGTCAGCAGCATTCCTATGCGGGTACACTGGGATTGAGAACATCACCATCGAAAATAGTGCTGCTTATATCGCTGGGTGGCTGAAAGCTCTTAAGAACGACAAGACGCTCTTGATCCATGCCGCAGCACAAGCTCAGAAGTCAGCAGATTACATCCTTAATAGAAAAGGAGGTGAAGATGACCAAGTAGCAGATGACACCGCAGAATAG
- a CDS encoding tyrosine-type recombinase/integrase, producing MSVYKRGAKGVFYMNFTVNGVRVFKSTGKFTKKEAKHAEAMERQKLMEQASLTPQEIAARTPLSEAIEQVYQTRWKNNKDGKQSRTRALRLIELIGDVQVGSINEDVVRTIIYKLEVTKVKSATVNRYLEVLKTILRYKRQEWDFIHLKKQPKGRIRVLSKQEEDKAIKLLRETDHCSRRHFYPQVADLVEILLDTGCRLSEVLNLQYDDVNFDTNLISIWINKGDRPRSIPMTSRVRGILLERQKSNKKKPFTVTIYQAGKAWAWVRKEMALERDNEFVLHALRHTCATRLVNKGVDLYVVKEWLGHSSIQVTERYAHLSPHKLAHAAKMLE from the coding sequence ATGTCAGTCTACAAACGTGGAGCTAAAGGTGTGTTCTACATGAACTTTACCGTTAACGGTGTCCGTGTGTTCAAGAGCACTGGTAAGTTTACCAAGAAGGAAGCTAAGCATGCTGAAGCAATGGAACGTCAGAAACTGATGGAACAGGCTAGTCTGACACCGCAGGAGATAGCAGCACGTACACCGTTATCGGAGGCTATTGAGCAGGTCTACCAGACTCGTTGGAAGAACAACAAGGACGGTAAGCAGTCCCGCACCAGAGCGCTTAGGCTAATCGAGCTGATCGGTGATGTACAAGTCGGTTCAATTAACGAGGATGTTGTCAGGACGATCATCTACAAGTTGGAAGTCACCAAGGTCAAGTCTGCTACTGTGAACCGTTACCTTGAGGTGCTGAAGACCATCCTCCGGTATAAGAGGCAGGAGTGGGATTTCATTCACCTGAAGAAACAACCGAAGGGGCGTATCCGCGTACTGTCCAAGCAGGAGGAAGATAAGGCTATCAAGCTGTTACGCGAGACGGATCATTGCAGCAGGAGACATTTCTACCCTCAAGTAGCCGATCTAGTTGAAATCCTTCTTGATACGGGATGCAGGTTAAGCGAGGTACTGAACCTCCAGTATGATGATGTCAACTTCGACACGAACCTGATCTCTATCTGGATCAACAAAGGTGACCGACCGAGGAGCATTCCGATGACCTCCAGGGTGCGCGGGATTCTACTGGAGCGACAGAAGAGTAATAAGAAGAAGCCTTTTACGGTTACCATCTATCAGGCAGGTAAGGCGTGGGCATGGGTACGCAAAGAGATGGCGCTTGAAAGGGATAACGAGTTCGTGTTACATGCTCTTCGACACACTTGTGCTACCAGGCTAGTTAACAAGGGTGTAGACCTTTATGTTGTCAAGGAATGGCTTGGCCATAGCAGCATTCAGGTCACGGAGCGGTATGCTCATTTGTCTCCGCATAAGTTAGCCCATGCTGCTAAGATGCTTGAATAG
- a CDS encoding PIN domain-containing protein, with amino-acid sequence MTHKYYRLLNNDDKSLDTSSISQSLSKITGFGSNDYIRPVVAGGGDIISVVADESEFKGHFSSGMVVLPYQNVKVELPSVERKLEALINKYGLVNIHFTELFGRSKILKHKLPDFLADYLEIVRNPHMTCLSISKTDKELLEVFRCSKATREEIFFMLFWNNMDRLVNAIPNNSIIHIYMEQEYSLDNRSFIKPADKLFSKLHSGISQLIERRPDKYISICKHPHFFTKKALYYSSLSDLISYASNKIQNKIDVGVNEKKIIKEYRPVLRLLKALFPNTSGLASEKLVELIDKG; translated from the coding sequence GTGACACACAAGTACTATCGCCTTCTTAATAACGATGATAAAAGTCTTGATACTTCTTCTATATCACAATCACTTAGTAAGATAACTGGTTTTGGCTCAAACGATTATATAAGGCCAGTAGTTGCAGGAGGGGGAGATATAATCTCAGTTGTAGCTGACGAATCAGAATTTAAGGGGCATTTTTCATCTGGCATGGTGGTTCTACCATATCAAAATGTTAAGGTGGAGCTGCCGAGTGTTGAGCGCAAGCTGGAAGCTTTGATAAATAAATACGGTCTCGTCAATATTCACTTTACTGAATTATTTGGTAGAAGCAAAATCTTAAAACACAAACTACCTGATTTTCTTGCTGACTACTTAGAAATAGTAAGAAACCCACATATGACATGCTTGTCTATTTCTAAAACAGATAAAGAATTATTAGAGGTGTTTAGGTGTAGTAAGGCAACAAGGGAAGAAATATTTTTCATGTTATTTTGGAATAATATGGATAGACTGGTGAATGCCATACCAAATAACAGCATCATTCATATCTACATGGAGCAAGAATACAGTTTAGACAATAGGTCGTTTATCAAACCAGCAGATAAACTGTTTTCAAAATTGCATTCTGGTATAAGTCAACTCATCGAGAGAAGGCCTGATAAATACATATCTATTTGTAAACACCCTCATTTTTTCACCAAGAAGGCACTTTATTACAGTTCATTATCAGATCTTATATCTTATGCTTCAAATAAAATTCAAAATAAAATCGATGTTGGAGTGAATGAAAAGAAAATTATCAAAGAGTACAGACCCGTATTGCGTTTATTAAAGGCACTATTCCCAAACACATCAGGATTGGCGAGCGAGAAGTTAGTTGAACTGATTGATAAAGGTTAG
- a CDS encoding Ig-like domain-containing protein: MHGALTMAVTNPAQDITTSKSSIVLTGGVADTAGNATVAVKMSGRTYKPRVDSTGVFKQQLRFLKSGVYVITVTATDAAGNSSTVTRNVIYRKATISELGFKRKERYND; the protein is encoded by the coding sequence ATGCACGGTGCCCTAACCATGGCGGTCACCAATCCGGCGCAGGACATCACCACCAGCAAGAGCAGCATCGTGTTGACCGGTGGCGTCGCCGACACCGCCGGCAACGCCACCGTCGCGGTAAAAATGAGCGGCCGCACCTACAAGCCCAGGGTCGACAGCACCGGTGTCTTTAAGCAGCAGCTCAGGTTCCTGAAAAGCGGAGTGTACGTGATCACCGTGACCGCGACCGACGCGGCCGGCAACAGCAGCACTGTCACCCGCAACGTGATCTACCGTAAGGCGACCATCAGCGAACTCGGCTTCAAGCGCAAGGAACGCTACAACGACTAA
- a CDS encoding Lrp/AsnC family transcriptional regulator, which produces MKDLAPGAVDKIDRAILTELQRDGRLSNVQLAELVGLSESACLRRVRHLEQSGIIDRYVMLVDQGAIGKPGNVFVRVTLDGQQREKLSSFEVAITTVPEVMECYLMSGDVDYLLRVIVKDTDDYLRLHNKLTGLPGVLRVQSSFALRTVVSKTSLPL; this is translated from the coding sequence ATGAAGGATCTTGCGCCAGGAGCCGTAGACAAGATTGATCGGGCCATTCTGACCGAGCTGCAAAGGGACGGCAGGCTCTCCAACGTGCAACTGGCCGAACTGGTCGGCCTTTCAGAATCGGCCTGTCTGCGCCGGGTGCGCCATCTGGAGCAAAGCGGCATCATCGATCGCTATGTGATGCTGGTGGACCAGGGGGCGATTGGCAAGCCGGGCAACGTCTTCGTGCGCGTCACCCTGGACGGTCAGCAGCGGGAAAAGCTGTCCAGCTTCGAGGTGGCGATCACCACCGTGCCCGAGGTGATGGAGTGCTACCTCATGTCCGGCGACGTTGACTACCTGCTGCGAGTGATCGTCAAGGACACCGACGACTACCTGCGCCTGCACAACAAGCTGACCGGCCTCCCCGGCGTGTTGCGGGTGCAGTCCTCCTTCGCCCTGCGCACCGTGGTGAGCAAGACCTCCCTGCCCCTATAG
- the ald gene encoding alanine dehydrogenase: MIVGILREIKVEENRVSMTPAGVEVMVSHGHTLLVEAGAGAGSGFADEAYLKAGAEIVATPAEIYRRSDMVMHVKEPQPSEYDLIREGQIVFTYFHFAAAEGLTRAFIKSKAVAVAYETITGPGNSLPLLTPMSEVAGRMAAQQAAKYAERAQGGRGILLGGVPGVAPATVVVIGGGVVGTHAAQMACGMGAKVYLLDMSLERLRHLSEVMPKNCFPVMSSPATIRELVKEADVVIGAVLVHGAKAPKLVTRDMLKTMKPGAVLVDVAIDQGGCFETSRPTTHREPTYIEEGVLHYCVANMPGAVPLTSTAALTNATLPYAVALADRGWHDVARNNPGVREGINIALGQVTYRGVAEAFGLEYTPVDEVLA, encoded by the coding sequence ATGATCGTCGGGATTCTCAGGGAAATCAAGGTAGAGGAAAATCGCGTCAGCATGACCCCGGCGGGGGTGGAGGTCATGGTGAGTCACGGGCACACCCTGCTGGTGGAGGCCGGCGCTGGCGCCGGCAGCGGCTTCGCGGACGAGGCCTACCTCAAGGCCGGCGCCGAGATCGTGGCCACGCCCGCGGAGATCTACCGCCGCAGCGACATGGTCATGCACGTCAAGGAACCGCAGCCCAGCGAGTACGACCTGATCCGCGAGGGGCAGATCGTCTTCACCTACTTCCACTTCGCCGCAGCCGAGGGGCTGACCCGCGCCTTCATCAAGAGCAAGGCCGTTGCGGTCGCCTACGAGACCATTACCGGCCCGGGTAACTCGCTGCCGCTTCTGACCCCGATGAGCGAGGTCGCCGGCCGCATGGCGGCGCAGCAGGCGGCCAAGTACGCCGAGCGGGCCCAGGGCGGGCGCGGCATCCTCCTGGGCGGGGTCCCGGGGGTGGCGCCTGCCACCGTGGTGGTCATCGGCGGCGGCGTCGTCGGCACCCACGCGGCGCAGATGGCGTGCGGCATGGGGGCCAAGGTATACCTGTTGGACATGAGCCTGGAGCGCCTGCGCCACCTCTCCGAGGTGATGCCCAAGAACTGCTTCCCGGTGATGTCGTCGCCGGCCACCATCCGCGAGCTCGTCAAGGAGGCGGACGTGGTGATCGGGGCGGTGCTCGTGCACGGCGCCAAGGCCCCCAAGCTGGTCACCCGCGACATGCTGAAAACCATGAAACCGGGTGCGGTGCTGGTGGACGTCGCCATCGATCAGGGTGGCTGCTTCGAGACCTCACGCCCGACAACGCACCGCGAGCCGACCTACATCGAGGAGGGAGTGCTGCACTACTGCGTGGCCAACATGCCGGGCGCGGTGCCGCTTACCTCGACGGCGGCGCTCACCAACGCCACGCTCCCCTATGCGGTGGCGCTGGCGGACCGCGGCTGGCACGACGTGGCGCGCAACAATCCCGGTGTCAGGGAGGGGATCAACATCGCGCTGGGGCAGGTTACCTACCGCGGCGTCGCCGAAGCGTTCGGGCTCGAGTACACCCCGGTGGACGAGGTGCTCGCCTAA
- a CDS encoding ABC transporter substrate-binding protein: MRPLFLCILLVACAVAAPALASDLLILQSSRSPVYSEALRGLRAAARTNEQPLVLSDYAEVDVQRLVREERPRLVVAVGDQALSACRKIREVPVVSMLSLSLSQKPQSDRVGGIAMVAPPERYLEVFSHLGAKRVGVLYDPKLSGLYLKRAAADAADYGITLTMEPVRHSRDLQGKLEKLKGEVDLLWLLPDSTVVTTVNMEALLLFSMTQGIPTVTFTGQYLRDGAAASLDVDPYDIGVQTGELVSSLLRNGTYQKIPVLDPRKVRLQVNDSVLRKLRLRLP; encoded by the coding sequence ATGCGCCCCCTGTTCCTGTGCATACTGCTGGTCGCCTGTGCCGTTGCTGCCCCGGCGCTGGCCTCGGACCTCCTGATCCTGCAGTCGAGCCGCAGCCCGGTCTACTCCGAGGCCCTGCGCGGTCTGCGCGCCGCGGCGAGGACCAACGAGCAGCCCCTGGTACTCTCCGACTACGCCGAAGTGGACGTGCAGCGCCTGGTCCGGGAGGAGCGCCCGCGGCTGGTGGTCGCCGTCGGGGACCAGGCCCTGAGCGCCTGTCGCAAGATCAGGGAGGTGCCGGTGGTATCCATGCTCTCCCTGTCGCTGTCGCAAAAGCCCCAGTCGGACCGGGTCGGCGGGATCGCCATGGTGGCGCCCCCCGAGCGCTACCTGGAGGTGTTCAGCCACCTGGGTGCCAAGCGGGTCGGGGTCCTCTACGACCCGAAGCTGTCGGGACTCTACCTGAAGCGGGCCGCCGCCGATGCGGCCGACTATGGCATCACCCTGACCATGGAACCGGTGCGCCACTCGCGCGACCTGCAGGGGAAACTGGAGAAGCTCAAGGGAGAGGTGGACCTCTTGTGGCTGTTGCCGGACAGCACCGTGGTGACCACGGTCAACATGGAGGCGCTGCTGCTGTTTTCCATGACCCAGGGCATCCCCACCGTCACATTCACCGGCCAGTACTTGAGAGACGGCGCGGCCGCCTCCCTTGACGTCGACCCCTACGACATCGGGGTGCAGACTGGCGAGCTGGTCTCCTCCCTGTTACGCAACGGCACCTACCAGAAAATCCCGGTGCTCGACCCCCGCAAGGTCCGGCTCCAGGTGAACGACAGCGTGCTGCGCAAACTGCGCCTGAGGTTGCCGTAA
- a CDS encoding TonB-dependent receptor plug domain-containing protein, whose translation MTGKFLRKSLLASLMLLIPLAPFNARGEDGDEVTRSLGLSEEQPVGVSRLPRPASLIAENVTVVTADEIAQLNAHTVADVLQTVPGVQIDQLQTPGGIVLYDILGTTNRQILVQIDGVPQNFVSSDNLAHLGMIPVQMIERIEIVKGAASAAWGSALGGVINVVTKSPVADRSAAGLASASIGKRATSDLRGEVSGTSDRFGYYLTGGTIRSDGLVPGNDVDFRHGFGKITYDFLGGAKATLGVDARYTDAGTMSSTLFDMSQTGTTHYVDGYLALQVPLAERASLEVTGRGGLRDTVDRRSLLSQSLVVFNAEAREVHQGYTAALNLGDAHQGVKAGVEYERIGVTQQELVRHAPGSDADLTLTRYSAYANGTFTLGRFSLLPGVRVDHLNLLDDAVSATLGATMRMGENTLMRGYAASGYSLPMISFFGSTNGEVQHELQQVTTVQWGMESNAVPYLWLKGMLFHNNVWNVQEYDYQSGTMRKQRQHRHGVDLELRTSPWHGFALTGAYTFTDARNSNTGAELDSNQRGPRHAAKGSLSYNNAAAGLTCVLTGNYTNWDLDTPGAHSVATLVDLHVNQKLLPSHDYSPELFFSLRNIFDTKLYEYDFRQAAPRWFEFGGRFRF comes from the coding sequence TTGACAGGTAAATTTCTCCGCAAATCTTTGCTCGCCTCACTGATGCTCCTGATCCCGCTGGCGCCCTTTAACGCCAGGGGAGAAGACGGGGACGAGGTGACCCGCTCGCTGGGCCTCTCCGAGGAACAGCCCGTCGGCGTCTCGCGCCTGCCCCGCCCCGCATCACTCATCGCTGAAAACGTCACCGTAGTCACCGCAGATGAAATCGCCCAACTGAACGCCCACACCGTGGCCGACGTGTTGCAGACCGTTCCCGGCGTGCAGATAGACCAGTTGCAGACCCCGGGCGGCATCGTGCTCTACGACATCCTCGGCACGACCAACCGGCAGATCCTGGTGCAGATCGACGGGGTGCCCCAGAACTTCGTCTCCTCGGACAACCTGGCCCACCTGGGCATGATCCCGGTCCAGATGATCGAGCGCATCGAGATCGTCAAGGGTGCGGCCTCGGCTGCCTGGGGCTCGGCGCTGGGCGGCGTCATCAACGTCGTCACCAAGTCACCGGTGGCTGACCGTAGCGCCGCCGGCCTCGCCTCCGCCTCCATCGGCAAGAGGGCGACCAGCGACCTGAGGGGCGAGGTAAGCGGCACCAGCGACCGGTTCGGCTATTACCTGACCGGGGGGACCATCCGCTCCGATGGGCTGGTCCCCGGCAACGACGTCGACTTCCGCCACGGCTTCGGCAAGATCACCTACGATTTCCTGGGAGGCGCCAAGGCCACCTTGGGCGTCGACGCCCGCTACACCGACGCCGGCACCATGAGCTCGACGCTCTTCGACATGTCCCAGACCGGCACGACGCACTACGTGGACGGCTACCTCGCCCTGCAGGTGCCGCTGGCCGAACGCGCCAGCCTCGAGGTCACCGGGCGCGGCGGCCTGCGCGACACGGTGGACCGCCGCAGCCTGCTCTCCCAAAGCCTCGTTGTCTTCAACGCCGAGGCGCGCGAAGTGCACCAGGGGTACACGGCCGCCCTGAACCTGGGTGACGCCCACCAGGGGGTGAAGGCGGGCGTGGAGTACGAGCGGATCGGGGTGACCCAGCAGGAACTGGTGCGGCACGCACCCGGCAGCGACGCCGACCTCACCCTCACCCGTTACTCCGCCTACGCCAACGGTACCTTCACCCTCGGCCGCTTTTCGCTGCTCCCGGGCGTGCGCGTCGACCACCTGAACCTGCTCGACGACGCCGTCAGCGCCACCCTGGGCGCCACCATGCGTATGGGCGAAAACACCCTCATGCGCGGCTATGCCGCAAGCGGCTACAGCCTCCCCATGATCAGCTTCTTCGGCTCCACCAACGGCGAGGTGCAGCACGAGCTGCAGCAGGTAACCACGGTACAGTGGGGCATGGAGAGCAACGCAGTCCCCTACCTCTGGCTCAAGGGGATGCTGTTTCACAACAACGTCTGGAACGTCCAGGAGTACGACTACCAGTCCGGTACGATGCGCAAGCAGCGCCAGCACCGCCACGGCGTCGACCTGGAGCTGCGCACCTCCCCCTGGCACGGCTTCGCGCTCACCGGCGCCTACACCTTCACCGACGCGAGAAACAGCAACACCGGCGCCGAACTCGACAGCAACCAAAGGGGCCCCCGCCACGCCGCCAAGGGATCGCTCAGCTACAACAACGCCGCAGCCGGCCTCACCTGCGTCCTGACCGGCAACTACACCAACTGGGACCTCGATACCCCCGGCGCGCACTCGGTGGCGACCCTTGTCGACCTGCACGTGAACCAGAAGCTGTTGCCGTCCCATGACTACTCGCCGGAACTGTTCTTCTCGCTGCGCAACATCTTCGACACCAAGCTGTACGAGTACGACTTCCGCCAGGCTGCGCCGCGCTGGTTCGAATTCGGGGGGAGGTTCCGCTTCTGA
- a CDS encoding ATP-binding protein codes for MNRLPLPQRFCTFRSSFQFKLLLRFTLFSAVIAVVCGTLFVLYQIHQNKSHAEQMLQLQAHALADSVRLPLYAESIELLEAHAIDSLRLPEIRGVEIVSARGKVLVRLPASFAGPSDDMIRQRVEVHGHPIGLAPEEVLVGEYGTPGDLVGEVRLYRGTDDLWRDGRRLAALSVILATVCWLFVSLSCYVILRRVTASFNSLMRGMEKVHGGDYVSRIDIVSDDEPGRASASLNELAESLRQREEENRRLHAELMAAMDFEIASKEQLVSVNLDLEKEIEQRTQARQELKNLVQQLPLGIVWSDEKGDIEYLNSFMLDTFGYGAEEAPDLDALFTLICPDPDYRAAVLEKRRGSIAAWEQGNLVTFYEVRAQCRDGSPRHLNCSSQRSGTRIVDLMIDMTERELLQQQIVRNQKLESIGVLAGGIAHNFNNALTGVLGYISFAKKFLDPGHGAHELLLQAEKATKRAAGFANQLLCFANGGAPMRKGVPVAALVEEAVQSSTMGTRVRAAIELADDLPPVFVDDGQMRQAFNCICINAVQAMPEGGELIVRGRLVSSDRERLPAPLHGCYVELSFRDQGCGIRDEHKSSIFTPYFTTKAELGTGLGLATVHSIVTRHGGMVTFDSQWGKGTTFTLYLPIFCMESSGS; via the coding sequence ATGAACAGGTTGCCGTTGCCCCAGCGCTTTTGCACCTTCCGCTCCAGCTTTCAATTCAAGCTGCTCCTGCGCTTCACCCTTTTCTCCGCGGTGATAGCCGTGGTCTGCGGCACGCTGTTCGTGCTGTACCAGATCCACCAGAACAAGAGCCATGCCGAGCAGATGCTGCAACTGCAGGCGCACGCCCTGGCTGACTCGGTGCGCCTGCCGCTGTACGCGGAAAGCATCGAGCTATTGGAAGCCCATGCCATCGACAGCCTGCGCCTTCCCGAGATCCGGGGCGTCGAAATCGTCAGCGCCCGCGGCAAGGTGCTGGTCCGGCTCCCCGCCTCCTTTGCCGGCCCGTCCGATGACATGATCCGTCAGCGGGTCGAGGTGCACGGCCATCCCATAGGCCTTGCGCCGGAAGAGGTCCTCGTCGGCGAGTATGGCACCCCGGGAGACCTGGTGGGGGAGGTGCGGCTGTACCGGGGCACCGACGATCTGTGGCGGGATGGGCGCCGCCTGGCGGCCCTGAGCGTGATCCTTGCCACCGTCTGCTGGCTCTTCGTGAGTCTTTCCTGCTACGTGATCCTGAGACGCGTGACCGCCTCCTTCAACAGCTTGATGCGCGGGATGGAAAAGGTTCACGGCGGGGACTACGTCTCGCGCATCGACATCGTTTCCGACGACGAACCGGGGCGTGCCTCGGCGTCGCTCAACGAGCTGGCCGAGTCGCTCAGGCAGCGCGAGGAGGAGAACCGCCGTCTGCACGCGGAACTCATGGCCGCCATGGACTTCGAGATCGCCTCCAAGGAGCAGCTGGTCTCCGTCAACCTGGACCTGGAAAAGGAGATCGAGCAGAGGACCCAGGCGCGCCAGGAGCTGAAGAACCTGGTGCAGCAGCTCCCCTTGGGCATCGTCTGGTCCGATGAAAAGGGCGACATCGAGTACCTCAACTCGTTCATGCTGGACACCTTCGGCTACGGTGCCGAAGAGGCGCCCGATCTGGACGCGCTGTTTACCCTCATCTGCCCCGATCCGGACTACCGCGCCGCGGTCCTCGAAAAGCGGCGCGGCTCCATCGCGGCGTGGGAACAGGGAAACCTGGTCACCTTCTACGAGGTGCGCGCCCAGTGCCGGGACGGGTCGCCGCGCCACCTCAACTGCAGCAGCCAGCGTTCCGGCACCAGGATCGTCGACCTCATGATCGACATGACCGAGCGCGAACTCTTGCAGCAGCAAATCGTCCGCAACCAGAAGCTGGAATCGATCGGCGTCTTGGCCGGCGGCATCGCCCACAACTTCAACAACGCCCTGACCGGGGTACTCGGCTACATCTCCTTCGCCAAGAAGTTCCTGGACCCGGGCCACGGCGCCCACGAACTGCTGCTGCAGGCGGAAAAGGCGACCAAGCGCGCCGCCGGTTTTGCCAACCAGCTCCTGTGCTTCGCCAATGGGGGCGCCCCAATGAGAAAGGGGGTGCCGGTCGCGGCGCTGGTTGAGGAGGCGGTGCAGTCCTCCACCATGGGGACCCGGGTTCGTGCCGCCATCGAGCTCGCCGATGATCTCCCGCCGGTCTTCGTGGACGACGGGCAGATGCGCCAGGCCTTCAACTGCATCTGCATCAACGCGGTGCAGGCCATGCCGGAGGGGGGGGAGCTCATCGTGCGGGGGAGACTGGTCTCCAGCGACCGGGAGCGGCTGCCGGCTCCCTTGCACGGCTGTTACGTGGAGCTTTCCTTCCGGGACCAGGGGTGTGGCATCCGCGACGAGCACAAGTCCAGCATCTTCACCCCGTATTTCACCACCAAGGCGGAACTGGGAACCGGGCTGGGACTCGCCACCGTGCACTCCATCGTCACCAGGCATGGCGGCATGGTCACCTTCGACTCGCAGTGGGGGAAGGGGACCACCTTCACCCTCTACCTCCCGATCTTCTGCATGGAATCGTCCGGGTCCTAG
- the hgcA gene encoding mercury methylation corrinoid protein HgcA, whose amino-acid sequence MEIRQFKKIAVKQNACNSAPGVAGDTATPPCUGPPTSAGGGEISEKVPGFLQWVPVLSGRAPRIATELTFRDHAGACLARWGINRMTFMVPPGLYAIGVPDSEAPVVVTANYKMSYDLVRQTLAGRTVWLLVLETYGINVWCAAGKGTFGTGELVRRIEATGLAGVVSHRRLILPILGAAGVSAHRVKQKSGFEVAYATVRAADLPAYLDRGEATPAMRELRFNWYDRLVLIPVELVLAARPVLPATALVYLAARLLWGADVAAAAALALLGAVFTGIAIGPLLLPVLPGRSFAVKGACAGAVYSALLYAWAGGAGWVWAATLACFLALPAVSSFYTLNFTGCTTYTSKSGVKKEMRLGLPVMGGAVVAALFIVIAGRLLA is encoded by the coding sequence ATGGAGATCAGGCAGTTCAAGAAAATCGCGGTCAAGCAGAACGCATGCAACAGCGCGCCAGGTGTAGCGGGGGACACCGCGACTCCTCCCTGCTGAGGTCCCCCCACCTCCGCGGGCGGCGGAGAAATCAGCGAAAAGGTTCCCGGTTTCCTACAGTGGGTCCCGGTGCTGTCCGGACGGGCGCCTCGGATCGCTACCGAACTCACGTTCAGGGACCACGCTGGCGCCTGCCTCGCGCGCTGGGGGATCAACCGGATGACCTTCATGGTCCCTCCCGGCCTCTACGCCATCGGTGTGCCCGACAGCGAGGCGCCGGTCGTGGTGACCGCGAACTACAAGATGAGCTACGACCTCGTGCGCCAGACGCTCGCGGGGAGGACCGTCTGGCTCCTGGTCCTGGAGACCTACGGTATCAACGTCTGGTGCGCGGCGGGGAAGGGGACCTTCGGCACCGGCGAACTGGTGCGCCGCATCGAAGCGACCGGGCTTGCCGGCGTGGTGAGCCACCGGCGCCTCATCCTCCCCATCCTGGGCGCGGCCGGTGTCTCGGCGCACCGGGTGAAGCAAAAAAGCGGCTTCGAGGTCGCCTACGCCACGGTGCGCGCCGCCGATCTTCCCGCCTACCTCGACCGCGGCGAGGCGACGCCCGCCATGCGCGAACTGCGCTTCAACTGGTACGATCGCCTGGTACTGATCCCGGTGGAGCTGGTCCTGGCCGCCAGGCCGGTGCTCCCGGCGACGGCGCTGGTCTACCTCGCGGCGCGACTTTTGTGGGGTGCCGATGTCGCGGCCGCCGCGGCGCTGGCCCTTTTGGGCGCGGTCTTCACCGGTATCGCGATCGGGCCGCTCTTGCTGCCGGTGCTGCCGGGACGGAGCTTCGCGGTCAAGGGCGCCTGCGCCGGAGCCGTCTACTCTGCGCTTCTGTACGCCTGGGCTGGAGGCGCGGGGTGGGTTTGGGCGGCGACGCTGGCCTGTTTCCTGGCACTGCCGGCGGTCTCCTCCTTCTACACCCTCAATTTCACTGGCTGCACCACCTACACGTCCAAGTCGGGGGTGAAAAAGGAGATGCGCCTGGGACTCCCGGTCATGGGGGGAGCCGTGGTCGCCGCGCTGTTCATCGTCATAGCCGGTCGCCTTCTGGCCTGA